ACAGGAAATCATGGGCCAGTTCCTCCTCGGAGGGCACCTTGAAGTTGGCGATGCGAACCCCATTCGGGTTGAACGCCCCGATGACGTGTTTGACCGTGCCGTCCTTGCCGCCCGCGTCCCGCGCCTGCAAGACGATCAGCAGCGCCTGCTTGTTCTCGGCATACAGCCGCTCCTGCCACCCGGCCAGCTCGTCGGCCAGGACCTTGGCCCAGGCCTTGCCCTCTTTTTTGTCCAGCCCGCCCTTCTCGTCGGTCTTCCAGTTTTTGAGCCGAACGGTCTTGCCGACCTTTACGCGGTAATCATCGGTTTTGAGGTTCATGGCCGTGAGGCTAGCACCTCCTTTGCAGGCGGGCCGATCTGTGGATTGGGGCGCGGGTGTTTTATGATGGCTGCATCGTGTGGACTCTGTTTCAAATGCCGGCGCCTGACCGCGCTGCTCAGGACCGATGGTGACGGATTCCCGCTACGCCGGGCTTGACCGGGAAGCCCTGATCGAACTGCTGGAGCGCCGGGACGCCGCGCAGCAGTTCGGGCTGGTGTGGGAACGGGAAGAGCTGGAGGCGGTGCCGGCCCCCACGCTGACTCTCGACCTGGGCCTGAGCGTGGGCGACGCGCCCCATCACAACCTGATCATCGAGGGCGATAACCTTGATGCCCTGCGCTTCTTGGGGCTGACCCACCGGGGGCGGATCAAATGCATCTACATCGATCCGCCGTACAACACCGGGGGACAGGAGCTGGCCTATCATGACCGCTATCACGGCAAGGCCGATGCCTACCGCCATTCTGCCTGGCTGGAATTCATGGCCCAGCGCCTGAGGCTGGCTCAGGAGTTGCTGGCGCCAGACGGCGTGCTGTTCGTGTCTATCGACGATTACGAGGTGGCCCGCCTGACCCTATTGCTGGACCAGGTGCTCGTGGGGGGCAAGGTGGGCACTTTCGTGTGGCGGCGGCGTTCGGGCAGCAACGACGTGCCGCCCAGCTTCCTGAGCGTCGACCATGAATACGTGCTGTGCTATGCGCGGCCGGGCTTCTCATTCGCGGGACTGGACAAGGACCTGTCGGGCTACCGAGACCTTGACCCCGGCAACCCCGACCCGTGGAAGCGCGGCGACCTGTCCAAATCGCATGACCACCGGGCCCGCCCCAACGGGTTCTATCCGGTCCACAACCCACAGGACGACGTGTGGTATGCCCCCAATCCCAAGCGGGTCTGGGCTTTTGCCTCCGAGCGATTCGTGAAGAAGGGGCAGAAGTTGCGGCGCGAGACCATGGAACAGCTGATCCGCGAAGGCCGCGTGATCTTTCCGAGGCGGGACCGCACCGCCTGCTACGCCACGCTGGCCGAATTGCGGGCCGCGATTGAGGCAGGGCAGGCCCCGCACTTTCTTCAGCTGGGGCTGTTCGACACCCCGGAGGAGGAGACGGCGTACCTGTCGCAGTACGTCGGGCGGCGGCTGGGCTACGGCACGCCGGGCTACAAGCGCTTTCGCTCGGAGGTGAAGCGGCCCAGCAAGCCGATTTCGAGCTGGATCGTGGGCCTCAAAGATGAGGATGGCGCGCAGAACCGGACCGTGCTGCGCAGCGGCCTGAACGCTGAGGGCACCACGCTGCTGGGGCAGATGCTGCAGACGGCAGGCGTGGGCTTCAGCTATCCCAAACCGCTGTCGCTGATCCAGACCCTGATCGCTCAGGCCACCGGCCCCGACGATACCGTGCTGGACTTCTTCGCGGGCAGCGGGACCACCGCCCACGCGGTTCTGGCGCTGAATGCAGAGGAGCCCGGTTCCAGCCGGCGTTTTATTCTGGTGTCCTCCACCGAGGCCAGCCCCCAGGAGCCGCACAAGAACCTGTGCCGGTCGGTGACCCGTGAGCGCGTGGGCCGCGGGGTCCAGGGCTATCTCTACCGCACCCGCTCCGGCCCGGTGGAGGTGCCGGGGCTGGGTGGGGACTTCGCCTACCTGCGGGCGGCCGCTGGCCCGGCAGAGGCGGACCCCCACGCACAGCTGTGGTTCGCCCTGCAACTGCGGGACCTGCAGGCGCTGGTGGACTATCGTCCGGCCTGTGCCCTGCAGCAGCACTGGGCCGACGACCGGGCGCTGCTGTACCTGACCCGGACCAACCCGGAAGTGCTCGAAGACCTCCGGCAGCGGGTGGTGGAGGCGGGACGGCCCGTGACCGTCTACACCTGGCAGGCCGAACAGGTGACGGAGGCCGTCGCGCAGGAGCACGTCACCGTCCGTGCCATCCCCACCGAGCTGCGCGACGCTTTTGGAGCCGCGTGCCCCTGAGCGCCGCCAACGCCGTGCCCCTGGACGGGCTGGTGTCCGAGGCGATGGTTCAGGAGGCCGCGCGGACCTGCGCGCACCTGCTGCCGTACGTGGTTGACCGCGCCGATCTGCATGGCCGGGACCCGCTGGAGAAATTCCACAACCTGCTGATGGGCGAGATCGCCGAGTTGGCGGTGATCGCCTACCTGACCGGGCAGGGAAAGGTGGCCGCGTCCGCCGTCGACAAGCAGGCCACACGGCCTGACGCGGGCCACGATGTCGTTGTTCGCCGCAAGGACGGAACGGACGCGAAGTGTTCGGTGAAGTCGTCGCTGTCGTACCATCACGGCATTGCCGCGATTCCAGAGATGTTCAGGCCAGCCTTCAACCACCGGGAGCCGCGCGACATCAACATCCAGGTGTATTACCACTACAACCTGCGCGCCGAGCCCCGAACCACCGTGGCCGCCCTGACCCACGCCTACATCATCGGTTGGGCGCCGGAAAAACGGCTGCTGGCCCCGGACTTCACGGTCTACCCCGGCGAGCGGCGGCGGGTGGCGGACCTGAAACTGGCTGATCTGTCGCCGATGGCCGGCCTGCTGCCGCTGCTGTCCTAAAGGCTTCGCCGTGGCCCCCCACACACCCTGTCGCCTGCTTTCACCGTAGCCTGGGCCGCATGGACAGGCCGTTGGTGTGTGTGGGAGCGCTGGTGCGGGACGGAAACGGGCGGGTGTTGCTGGCCCGGACCACCAAATGGCGCGGGCTGTGGGGCGTGCCGGGCGGCAAGGTGGACTGGGGAGAATCGCTGCTGGACGCCGTGGCCCGCGAACTGCGCGAGGAAACCGGATTGGTCCTGCGCGACATCGAATACGCCCAGACACAGGAGGCGGTCCTGTCGCCGGAGTTCCACAAGCCCAGCCACATGCTGCTGTTCGACTACTTCGCCCGCACGGACCGCACCGAGGTCACGCCCAACGAAGAAATCGAGGAATGGGCCTGGGTGACGCTGGAAGAGGCCGCCGCCTACCCTCTGAACACCTACACGCAGACGCTGGTGGCCCTGGCGCAGCGCAGGGAGCC
The Deinococcus radiopugnans ATCC 19172 genome window above contains:
- a CDS encoding site-specific DNA-methyltransferase, whose translation is MTDSRYAGLDREALIELLERRDAAQQFGLVWEREELEAVPAPTLTLDLGLSVGDAPHHNLIIEGDNLDALRFLGLTHRGRIKCIYIDPPYNTGGQELAYHDRYHGKADAYRHSAWLEFMAQRLRLAQELLAPDGVLFVSIDDYEVARLTLLLDQVLVGGKVGTFVWRRRSGSNDVPPSFLSVDHEYVLCYARPGFSFAGLDKDLSGYRDLDPGNPDPWKRGDLSKSHDHRARPNGFYPVHNPQDDVWYAPNPKRVWAFASERFVKKGQKLRRETMEQLIREGRVIFPRRDRTACYATLAELRAAIEAGQAPHFLQLGLFDTPEEETAYLSQYVGRRLGYGTPGYKRFRSEVKRPSKPISSWIVGLKDEDGAQNRTVLRSGLNAEGTTLLGQMLQTAGVGFSYPKPLSLIQTLIAQATGPDDTVLDFFAGSGTTAHAVLALNAEEPGSSRRFILVSSTEASPQEPHKNLCRSVTRERVGRGVQGYLYRTRSGPVEVPGLGGDFAYLRAAAGPAEADPHAQLWFALQLRDLQALVDYRPACALQQHWADDRALLYLTRTNPEVLEDLRQRVVEAGRPVTVYTWQAEQVTEAVAQEHVTVRAIPTELRDAFGAACP
- a CDS encoding NUDIX domain-containing protein, with protein sequence MDRPLVCVGALVRDGNGRVLLARTTKWRGLWGVPGGKVDWGESLLDAVARELREETGLVLRDIEYAQTQEAVLSPEFHKPSHMLLFDYFARTDRTEVTPNEEIEEWAWVTLEEAAAYPLNTYTQTLVALAQRREP